Part of the Trueperaceae bacterium genome is shown below.
TGCGCGTGATCGCTTGGCGGTTCCCGACCGCCGTCACGACGTGCTTCGCGTCGATGCCGGCGTCGTCGAACAAGGTACCGACCTCGCGCGCGAGGCCCTCGGGGTCGGTGACGTGGTCGTCGTCGACCAGGCCGGGCGGCATGGGCCGCATCGCCAACTTCGCGAGGCGGGGGGGCGTCCCCGGCTCGAGCTCCACCACCTTCAGGTTGGCGGTCCCGATCTCCAGCCCCACCGCACGCACGGCGGGGCGGAAGAGCCGCGCGAAGCGGTCGCGGAGGGTCACGCTCGGTCCTTCATGCTGAGCGGAAGGCTAGCACGCGCGTTCGGGAGGCCCCGGTGAATTTGGGCGCACGACGGCACGCGCCCGGTCCGGACGGGGGCGTCAGCCCGCCTCGGGGTGCAGGCCCGGCGGGGGGTCGCGCCGCTCGTCGGACGCGCGATCCTCGGTTTCGTCCCGCCCGTCGCTGCGGCCCTCCTCGCGCGACCGCGGGGGGTCGGGCACCGGCGGCGGTTCGGGCAGCGTTTCGCCCCGCAGGACCGCCTCGAACTCGTCGCGGTGCAGCGTCTCGCGCTCCGTGAGGGCGGCGACGACGGCGTCCAGGTCGGGCCGGCGGGCGGCGAGGAGCGCCTCGATGCGTTCGTACTGCGCTTCGACGATGCGTTTGACTTCGGCGTCCACCTCCCGGGCGGTGGCGTCGCTGTACCCCCGGCCGGCGTCGCTCGCGGCGGCCCACGTCCCCTCGTCGGCGCTCAACGCGATCGGGCCGAGCGCGTCGCTCATGCCCCACCGCGTCACCATGCGGCGGGCGAGATCGGTGGCCTGCTGGAAGTCGTTCTGCGCACCGGTCGTGACGTCCCCGATCACGAGCGCTTCGGTGACGCGGCCGGCCAACGCCACCGCGATCCGGTCGAGCAGCTCGTCGCGGCTGGCGCTGGCGCGGTCCTCCTCGGGGACCTGCATGACGTACCCCATCGCGCGGCCGCGCGGCACGATCGTGATCTTGTGCACGGGGTCGGCGTGCGGCAGCAGGTGCGCGGCGAGGGCGTGCCCCGCCTCGTGGTACGCCGTCATGCGCCGCTCGCGGTCGCTGATGACGCGACTGCGTCGCTCGGGCCCCATCGTGACGCGGTCGGCGGCCTCGTCGAGGTCCTCGCTGCGGATGTCGCGGCGCCCCTGCCGTGCGGCGACGAGCGCCCCCTCGTTCAGCAGGTTCTCCAGGTCCGCGCCGACGAACCCGGGGGTGCGTTGCGCGACGCGTTGCAGGTCGACCGTTCGGGCCAGCGGCTTGTCGCGCGCGTGGATGCGGAGGATCGCTTCGCGGCCGCGCACGTCGGGCGCATCGACGACGACCTGGCGGTCGAAGCGACCGGGGCGCATCAGCGCCGGATCGAGCACGTCGGGGCGGTTGGTGGCCGCCATGATGATGACGTCGTGGTCGCTTTCGAACCCGTCCATCTCCACGAGGAGGGCGTTGAGGGTCTGCTCGCGTTCGTCGTTGCCCCCCGCGACGTTCATGCCGCGGCGCCGGCCGACGGCGTCGATCTCGTCGATGAACACGATGCACGGCGCGCTCTTCTTGGCGGTCTCGAACAGGTCCCGGACGCGCGCCGCACCGACCCCGACGAACATCTCGACGAAGTCGGAGCCGCTGATGGAGAAGAAGGGGACGCCCGCCTCGCCCGCCACCGCGCGCGCCAAGTGCGTCTTGCCGCTCCCGGGGGGGCCGGCCATCAGCACGCCGTGCGGGATGCGCGCCCCGAGCGCGTGGTAGCGCCCGGGCGCCCGGAGGAACTCGACGACCTCCTCGAGGTCGGCCTTCGCCTCCTCGACGCCGGCGACGTCGGCGAAGCCGATGCCGGTGTCCTCCTCGCTGGCCATCCGCGCGCGGCTCTTGCCGAACTGGCCGGCGCCGCCGTCGCCGCCGCCGGCGGCGCGTTGCCCGCGGAGCAGGAACACGACGAACGCCACCATCGCGACGAGGGGGAGGGCGTACAGCGCGACGGTGCCCCACGCGATCCCGTCGGGGGCGACGGTGACCTCGGCGCCGGCGGCGGTGAAGGGGCGCAGGTCCTCGGGGGGCGTCGCGAGGCGGGTGGCGTAGCGCGTCCCGTCCACCTCCGTCACGTCGNNNNNNNNNNGTATCGACCCGCCCCGCGTCGAGCGCGGTCTGGAAGGCGCTGTAGGGGCGGGTGGCGTCGGGATCGTCCGACCCGCGGGTGGAGACGAACAGCACGACGGCGATGGCGACCACGGCGATCAACGCGCCGCGCAGCGGGAAGCGACCCATGCCGCGAGTGTAGCGCCGCGCGCTGGGCGCGACGGTAGGCGACCGCGGATTCGCGCGCGGTGCGGCGGGCGGTCAGGGGCCGCCGCGCGCCAGGTCGTTGAAGCGCACGTGGGCGCTGTGGAACTGCAGCTCGAGCCCGCCGACGGGGCCGTTGCGTTGCTTGCCGATCAGGACCTCCGCGATGCCCTGCTTCTCCGAGTGCGGGTCGTAGTACTCGTCGCGGTAGATGAACATCACCAGGTCGGCGTCCTGCTCGATGGCGCCGGACTCGCGGAGGTCGGACAGCATCGGGCGTTTGTTGGGGCGGCTCTCCACCGCGCGCGACAACTGCGACAACACCAGGACCGGCACGTCGAGTTCGCGCGCGAGGGCCTTGAGGCCCCGCGAGATGGTGCTGATCTCCTGTTGCCGGTTCTCGGTGCCGTAGCGGCCCTGGTTGCCGGCGGACATCAGCTGCAGGTAATCGATGACGATCAACCCGAGGTCGTGCTCCGCCATCAGCCGGCGCGCGCGACTCCGGAGCTCCATGACGCTCATGTCGGCGTGGTCGTCGATGAAGATCTTCGCGTCGCTCATCTTCCCGGCGGTGTCGGCGAGGCGCTGGAAGTCGCGGTCGGTGAGTTGGCCGTTGCGGACGCGCGACATGTCGACCCGCGCTTCGCTGCACAGCATGCGGGTCACGAGCTGCATCGAGGACATCTCGAGGCTGAAGACGCCGACCGCCTTCTCCTCGCGGAGGGCGGCGTGCACCGCGAACGACAACGCGAGGGCGGTCTTGCCCATGCTGGGCCGCGCCGCGAGCACGTTGAGGCTGGAGGGCTGCAGGCCGGCGGTCATCTGGTCGAGTTCCTTGAAGCCGGTCCGGAGGCCCGACACGGGGTCGGGGTTCGCGAAGAGTTCGTTGATGTACGCGAACGTCTCCGTGACGAGCGTGTTCATGGTGCCGAAGTCGCTCGAGCGTTTCGTGGAGGCCAGCTCGAAGATGCGTTTCTCCGCTTCGTCCAGGACCTCCTCGAGCGGCATGGCGCCCTCGTAGGCGGACTGCAGGATCTGGCCGCTGGCCGCGATCAGGTCGCGCAGCACCGCCTTCTCCGCGACGATGCGGGCGTAGCTTTCGGCGTACGCCGCGGTCGGGACCGCGTCGGCGAGCCCGACGAGGTACGGGACGTTCCCGACGGCGTCGAGGTCGCCCCCCTGGCGCAGTTCCTCGGTCAGCGTGACGAGGTCGATCCCTTCGCCGCGACGGAAGATGCGCGCCATCGCCGTGTAGATCTTGCGGTGGGCCTCCTTGTAGAACTGCTCCGCCTGCAGCGACCCCTCGAGGGTCGCGAAGACGTCGTTGTCCAGCAGGATGCTGCCCAGCACGCTCTGTTCGGCGTCGAGGTTCTGCGGTGCGGTGCGGGTCTCCACGCCCGGCATCCTACCCGCGCCCCGCGGCGGCGGGGCGCTGCGGACGTGCCCCGCCCGGCCCGCCGGTAGAATCGCCGGCGTGACCGCGTCGTTCGCCGTGTTCGTGTCGCTCGCGCTCGGGTACCTGCTGGGGGCGGTCCCGGTGGGGGCGATCTGGGTGCGCCGCGTCGCGGGCCGCGACCCGCGGACCGTCGTTCCGGGCCTGCTGGGGGTGGAGAACGTCTTCCGGCTGCTCGGGCCCGGCGTCGCGGCGGTCGGGTTCGGTCTCGACGTCGCGAAGGGTGCGCTGGTCGTGGCGCTGCTCCCCGCCGCGGCGCCCGCCGCGGCGGCGGTCGTGGTGGGCCACGTGCTGCCGCCCCCCCGCACCCCGCTGGCGCGCGCCCCCCGCGGGCGGGGGAACGGCGTGCTGTTGGGCGCCGCGACGGCGGTCGGCCTCGCGGGGGGCCTGCCCTGGGCGGCGTTGGTGGTCGCGACGTCGGCGTACGCCGCCGCCCTCGCGCGGTGGGGGTACGTTCCGGTCGCGACCCTCCTCGGCGTCGGCGTGCTCGCCGTCTGGCCGGGCGCCCCGTGGGCGCTCGGGGGGGTGTGGGCGGCGATCACGGCGGTGCGGTCCGCGCCGGCGTTCGCGCGGATCGTGGACGGCACCGAACCGCGGCTCGGGGACCCGCCCCCCGTCCGCGGCGTCCCCAGCGGACGGGTGCGGGCGGCGTTCCTGATCCACCCCATGACCCTCGACGACGTCTGGCAGGTCCGCAGTCAGGCGTGGGTGCACCTCGCCTACCGGCGTGGCTGGATCGGGGAGGCCGCCCTCCGGCGGTTCCTGCCCTGGTTGCGGCCGCAACTCCACGGCATCCTGCGCGGCGTGGACCTGCCCGACGGGCGGACGCTGGAGGTGGCGTTGATCGGGGGGCCGATGCTGCCCGACCAGATTCGGGGCGACGACGAGGCCGCCACCCGCATGGCGATCCGCGGGGCGCGCCTCGCGCGCGAGCTCGGGGCGGAGGCGTTCGGCCTGGGGGCGTACTGGTCCACGGTCGGCGACAAGGGCGCCGAAGTCCAGGCGGCGGTGCCGGACCTCCCGGTCACGCACGGCGGCGGCTACACCGCCGCGACGCTGCAGGCGAGCCTCCCGGCGTTGCTGCGGCGGCTCCGCGACGACGGCGTCCCCCCCGAGCGGACCGAGGCGGCGGTCGTGGGGGCGAACGGCGTCGTGGCGTTCGGGGTG
Proteins encoded:
- the dnaB gene encoding replicative DNA helicase — translated: METRTAPQNLDAEQSVLGSILLDNDVFATLEGSLQAEQFYKEAHRKIYTAMARIFRRGEGIDLVTLTEELRQGGDLDAVGNVPYLVGLADAVPTAAYAESYARIVAEKAVLRDLIAASGQILQSAYEGAMPLEEVLDEAEKRIFELASTKRSSDFGTMNTLVTETFAYINELFANPDPVSGLRTGFKELDQMTAGLQPSSLNVLAARPSMGKTALALSFAVHAALREEKAVGVFSLEMSSMQLVTRMLCSEARVDMSRVRNGQLTDRDFQRLADTAGKMSDAKIFIDDHADMSVMELRSRARRLMAEHDLGLIVIDYLQLMSAGNQGRYGTENRQQEISTISRGLKALARELDVPVLVLSQLSRAVESRPNKRPMLSDLRESGAIEQDADLVMFIYRDEYYDPHSEKQGIAEVLIGKQRNGPVGGLELQFHSAHVRFNDLARGGP
- the ftsH gene encoding ATP-dependent zinc metalloprotease FtsH, which codes for DVTEVDGTRYATRLATPPEDLRPFTAAGAEVTVAPDGIAWGTVALYALPLVAMVAFVVFLLRGQRAAGGGDGGAGQFGKSRARMASEEDTGIGFADVAGVEEAKADLEEVVEFLRAPGRYHALGARIPHGVLMAGPPGSGKTHLARAVAGEAGVPFFSISGSDFVEMFVGVGAARVRDLFETAKKSAPCIVFIDEIDAVGRRRGMNVAGGNDEREQTLNALLVEMDGFESDHDVIIMAATNRPDVLDPALMRPGRFDRQVVVDAPDVRGREAILRIHARDKPLARTVDLQRVAQRTPGFVGADLENLLNEGALVAARQGRRDIRSEDLDEAADRVTMGPERRSRVISDRERRMTAYHEAGHALAAHLLPHADPVHKITIVPRGRAMGYVMQVPEEDRASASRDELLDRIAVALAGRVTEALVIGDVTTGAQNDFQQATDLARRMVTRWGMSDALGPIALSADEGTWAAASDAGRGYSDATAREVDAEVKRIVEAQYERIEALLAARRPDLDAVVAALTERETLHRDEFEAVLRGETLPEPPPVPDPPRSREEGRSDGRDETEDRASDERRDPPPGLHPEAG
- a CDS encoding glycerol-3-phosphate acyltransferase, yielding MTASFAVFVSLALGYLLGAVPVGAIWVRRVAGRDPRTVVPGLLGVENVFRLLGPGVAAVGFGLDVAKGALVVALLPAAAPAAAAVVVGHVLPPPRTPLARAPRGRGNGVLLGAATAVGLAGGLPWAALVVATSAYAAALARWGYVPVATLLGVGVLAVWPGAPWALGGVWAAITAVRSAPAFARIVDGTEPRLGDPPPVRGVPSGRVRAAFLIHPMTLDDVWQVRSQAWVHLAYRRGWIGEAALRRFLPWLRPQLHGILRGVDLPDGRTLEVALIGGPMLPDQIRGDDEAATRMAIRGARLARELGAEAFGLGAYWSTVGDKGAEVQAAVPDLPVTHGGGYTAATLQASLPALLRRLRDDGVPPERTEAAVVGANGVVAFGVARALAGHVAALRLVGRDGARLERSAATLRRKHPDTEVTASTDVASIRTATLVVVATNAPGYVVRREHVAPGALVVDVGRPADVDPAVAETPGVRLLPGGVVRPPGDSVSDLDLHFGDGAVPACLAETMILAATGARERATTGGPAKAADVAWFLEQGERLGFRIVAAEPPPAAMPPGGGRSAVPPPDPSPSRRVGPEGRAS